The Vicinamibacteria bacterium genome includes a window with the following:
- the ruvX gene encoding Holliday junction resolvase RuvX, producing MRYLGLDVGDVRIGVAASDETATLATGLPTLRRVGPRKDVKAVAALVRGHDAGEVVVGLPRSLDGSEGPQARKVLAFMDDLRGALPVPVVPWDERFTTAMATQALREAGASRRDRREAVDQVAAVLILQSYLDYRKLVDAEARNSSA from the coding sequence ATGCGTTACCTGGGCTTGGACGTGGGCGACGTCCGCATCGGGGTGGCGGCCTCCGACGAGACGGCCACCCTCGCCACGGGCCTTCCGACCCTCCGGCGGGTGGGCCCGCGCAAGGACGTTAAGGCGGTGGCCGCCCTCGTGCGCGGCCACGACGCGGGGGAGGTCGTGGTGGGGTTGCCCAGGAGCCTCGACGGCTCTGAGGGGCCCCAAGCCCGTAAGGTACTGGCCTTCATGGACGATCTCCGCGGCGCGCTGCCCGTGCCGGTCGTTCCCTGGGACGAGCGCTTCACTACAGCCATGGCCACTCAGGCCCTTCGGGAAGCGGGGGCCTCCCGCCGCGACCGACGGGAGGCAGTGGACCAAGTGGCGGCCGTCTTGATCCTTCAGAGCTACCTCGACTACCGCAAGCTCGTCGATGCCGAGGCCCGCAACTCCAGCGCCTGA
- the mltG gene encoding endolytic transglycosylase MltG — MPRPATPAPDLLRVARVLLLLAILALSLRLAWVYETRYPLNGVGEPPVSLVVPPGSSAEAIGRQLHALGLVRYPLIFRILVVSRGVETVLKAGEYSFEGPLSLEQIVDMMARGEVVRHDVTVPEGKSLTEVAEIVTTHGIDAPAFLKAARDPAPIHDLDPLASDLEGYLFPDTYDVALSPGAPAALVTRMVQRFRAMMEPELPRLLTRGLSLRQVVTLASLVELETAQGEERPRIAAVFLNRLRKKMPLQTDPTVIYALRLAGAWDGKIHKVDLSIDSPYNTYRIPGLPPGPIASPGRESLRAVLDPTEVPDLYFVSRNDGTHQFSRTLAEHTQAVDRYQKRKRPVPDPPGSP, encoded by the coding sequence ATGCCGAGGCCCGCAACTCCAGCGCCTGACCTCCTCCGGGTCGCGCGCGTCCTGCTCCTGCTCGCGATCCTGGCCCTATCCCTGCGCCTGGCCTGGGTCTACGAGACCCGCTACCCCCTGAATGGGGTAGGGGAGCCTCCCGTCTCTCTCGTCGTGCCCCCCGGCTCGAGCGCCGAGGCCATCGGTCGGCAGCTCCACGCCCTCGGCCTCGTGCGCTACCCGCTGATCTTCCGCATCCTGGTCGTGAGCCGGGGGGTGGAGACGGTCCTCAAGGCCGGCGAGTACTCGTTCGAGGGGCCCCTCTCCCTGGAACAGATCGTGGACATGATGGCCCGGGGCGAGGTGGTGCGTCATGATGTGACCGTACCCGAGGGCAAGAGCCTGACCGAGGTCGCGGAGATCGTGACCACCCACGGGATCGACGCGCCCGCCTTCCTGAAAGCGGCCCGGGACCCCGCGCCCATACACGACCTCGACCCCCTCGCCTCCGATCTCGAGGGCTACCTCTTCCCCGACACCTACGACGTCGCCTTGAGCCCGGGTGCGCCCGCGGCCCTGGTCACGCGCATGGTCCAGCGCTTCCGCGCGATGATGGAGCCGGAGCTGCCCCGGCTCCTGACCCGGGGCCTGAGCCTGCGCCAGGTCGTCACCTTGGCCTCGCTCGTGGAGCTCGAGACGGCCCAGGGCGAGGAGCGCCCGCGCATTGCCGCCGTTTTCCTGAATCGCCTGCGGAAGAAGATGCCGCTCCAGACCGACCCCACCGTCATCTACGCCCTGCGCCTGGCGGGGGCCTGGGACGGGAAGATCCATAAGGTAGACCTCAGCATTGACTCTCCCTACAACACTTATCGCATTCCCGGCCTCCCGCCGGGGCCGATCGCTTCCCCCGGCCGCGAGTCGCTGCGCGCGGTCCTCGATCCAACTGAGGTCCCAGACCTCTATTTCGTGAGCCGGAACGACGGCACCCATCAGTTCAGCCGCACCCTGGCCGAACACACCCAGGCGGTCGACCGCTACCAGAAGCGCAAGCGGCCGGTGCCGGATCCGCCGGGGAGCCCCTGA